One Pecten maximus chromosome 7, xPecMax1.1, whole genome shotgun sequence genomic window carries:
- the LOC117331673 gene encoding uncharacterized protein LOC117331673 isoform X2, with amino-acid sequence MDFSALSSELQNIAGRYNGRDTDPAYSTTMYCEMFHKILQKTETEVHDYADQIVILWMTLSQLCNTANTLAPCPARHELYQDIFLQCAKTVLNIKWQNLAEDDQSKENFIETVKATHVQLVTTGFDRFSLLLHLMENPWTDPTLSEIMSGEADNDDDAVQEYVRKESSLILKLRVEMLMQENCEEFALNLCNTLMGHEVFIKDMDLRETQLKLLHKLNQMDKLQEVCEKIVCHDGVKLVLRLEQKESNQALSVRLIQIFLVQDWIKPEQKCCTQELLKLWIRHQYIADHNKEKFLDSVWAIAKVSLSTQQILLLVSGLQRECGNEMIQLYTDLCVYAINVDKGCCEQQMLQGNMEGVKERQQAIAQTCRKLSALYNGLNPKISRISSLTAFSLDASLVNLCLVERMFNRKYCTHSKKECAACIKVFSSVTHCVGDVKVNPATLYEVERLLNMLRPYYLNPDLAWKELLPVCQKFMKERSQSAVETKEETTPPKTPAKKKESKPRPKKSTAKKEMNISPGNIKYYCDDNVSYLPKESVPKMKNKNFRLKSAASSNSCTQTPKLEETKAKQPAVKAATTPSKSSAVFEFDKQLFQYNFKGKPTDQCAPVPASSTVTKEQMSPAGSELPNSLVNNLPKTPTQIANVKCQAVGVDSQGKPVLVKLPVSATTTLSSTVSSMIAPGAARQQTMYVGDTTALGLQPSVGLHVPGQGKVQKSKKRQPHSIGELLEATKVMPCSTSSNFNTAATVMTTPKPATQQSLPTSADLLRAARDYNLTIVQKPTTPKPFQTQYSTADLLRATKNIPQKSKPDVPPASNLKNAKEMVQATKAAFAASVLGFIPKPQSAILSEVSQGLPKTLDHLGSLGGLGSERKPTKKPKAPRKPKTVHSVPGQIHPKANVNELNVSQCNSVQPTSNRTVIAHSYKTVDGSISFLSSNVVGGSNIIPSIVNPVNTQSVSSVRPPAKSFQANDKSNHRPRIIPVRATCNTKYPPYCSTVVAVTSATPSPGHVVGANTVVTTSTNPSSQTHIEQEIYNMFTKEKPAVKQTAAASKIEGFRRPSADELQSIVDWLQTGTEDDKKKSQIKPPVSTMSTQQVVTSVPSTVQSTTLPSMVTPNVTTASSMVMSPAGASPKAVSLSHEQLQKIMAGLNQRQQKIKQKPNPTNKMQQKKSLNKQLQQLIAQDINKGNKRSTGSENHFAQQNPSQISVCGDQTVQPSSTHIGQLFQPLTTNGSQLVQASVTHVSQLVQQSTTHGNQLVQPLTSNISQQVQQSTAHVGQLFQPLTTHVSQLVQPSATQVIQLVQQSTSNEGLVQPISQFQKQPPFSQGVGLENLQIQPSLTQENQPLHPSSSLGNQPIKPSSSLGNPPLHPSSSLGNQPLHSSSSLGNQPLQPSSSLGNQPLHSSSSLGNQPLQPSSSLGNQPLQPSSSLGNQPLQPSSSLGNQPLHSSSSLGNQPLHSSSSLGNQPLQPSSSLGNQPLHSSSSLGNQPLQPSSSLGNQPLQPSSSLGKQPLHPSSSLGNHSIQLSSTSLANQPALGQASQVTQLPLTHGNQETRPLSTVSNQPIQQSQNQGVVSGNPLQQVQTQGIYTGNKLALTSQQTSVSDSFMTLNSTSVKPQLIAPAMTLPVSSQGTINQSLLSIDQLTNAMQTTSTPGIQSSLSFPSQFQISGSKSLTLSPNQPTSRMFELQYLGQINPPSKILHPKPPSKDGPLAPSTAAPGDPVGKSSELSLETNAKTFSEIQGLMRSKQPTFIPKTLSSEDEVNIPKMPLGTLKVVEKPDLISTLNRSPSKLSIDHNHSAAAGSSVTTFLGNQQHTSAVTAVSSSSDHGVSLNTWQSETSSSQTDILTTSEGSYPHSNGSDQTTTCSSMGQVESTFNETLRSVGTVKEVSETLDIQTTYNTDSNLVVDSKAVGLTRTSESTISSSSEIDKEVNDSGATVLTPDTRDPVNSEENALENRCEDSDKSVKESETSEIADSSTSPDSTALTMNSAGDANSDSTSVNNKYNSSDGNDNCTTVQSEANCTKESHVLDPIPDTKLPCTSDDVLLTPKGHLAGEITPMMEESVGQTTSRLSEKEELEATSGSSSDCKPTERSDSSPTEQVETINTKSSLLLPDTMEEGSSVNDKEYVEEDQNVSDLTKATGSDSNTSEKLQPVDQEMDEETNFMNNSSHITTPSIEHIEKKSISETTTNADDKLTVPTCVPDYTALNVGNSISIVTDVKEENEVSNIEQNCVQSDEDTDNAKASNGFELDKALALDDALGESAALLSSPLVQFAVEPSQQLVEDNSTTELRNSPDVGHPSSEDAQRAQPVISMLPTPELRNSVLRDVRHPSSEESDANAERAHPVISMLPTQELTFGSNLDIKDDQVTEKISVQTIPHSQGIFQTKKSPEQDKEASLDPSNIKLVLEDMGAENKQYLSNDNPDSPEKDSLPNKDWENAFVSFIDHLGEKKTVKTDNNKVSSKPIFSRQDSSGSESSSRSVGSSLGSRGSYKSTLDEDSSGTRILPLQRRDNDVKRFEYFNHLTPSHKSNKRRSSNKGLSGLQIQALPEIKSKSKKLVLTSELTEVTQQKEVVNKCIICSKIFRSVDSLKCHVRNICRPMDTSRPEANLKDFEYKTVYSCRKCEKEVSNKDEIKAHVAECCRDDDVIQALSFSTKYMCQMCGEYFTNKDDVHSHVSRLCSKVMSCRQQQQERLDRKAELTAKPLSDMVESWFGKGQKHTENNIKEEVQEETPETDEKQNSLGVDDLEAEIFSEANNQAGVDIKEESEAKPPKECKHQHSIRSLLPAKQWSLRNKTKFSSRLKGFEFFSNKLNPARRRTEQRKWHEDYHSLRNRVVKKEAVNHAEDDKEENSAEHDGKTYAKHKKNPRTAASADSSVQKEQCTDDTDMETKDNKDMDLDKVTSSKSVSVKSEKKESNNTEIQNHVAAKSKGTDKDMANLTTMDPPIRQKRVIQVGRKFLEDEFEVPEFLKIQVASTNLKRKSPQHCPKCGQFFSSSYVLIQHIVRVHMSPCRSKWNSSARKFQFACWYCSDAFPTYIKLSKHVPVHKDKILAMLKKSCSTSRRLRKEGANLNNANTKVEKSSISKTRRSAKAESLSIHKSVMKKELSPTKETEADALSQHVESMRSSRRARGQPPLAVDVSELKVDTVKKERSRSREKDATSVGGMISPSDSLSPGTLDMRTTRSRRRDNDSMSTSSFDHDDDLASNCSHATDKSSQSKGKREYNKRGLSEDRESMTSEDSLCHRPVTRHQLAAQISPTLKDGPCTAKKLKRPSGDGAESELGQRSRTRSGNILSKTASQKSSTMVQGTSDKNSACTKPASKMASSVRKGEPNKASGSPVTRNQSKVDSDSTKNLNDSVSQMRRTRKDARTNEERKTSAKGLEVSSKDDNNPASNMTTRRSRRLNTLLENVKEENTEDDNSIKTSAVVKLHRANLTRHKNSEDYKSSGSTHNNKEINKRKMFTKSKLEEKERELKKIKLSASDRNDDGSKKCTEQEDEGNTETSLHKDTVDKKSVLVIGEEDEEFVYVKSPLPSPTGETTEKVPENSSTLSNKTAFLESFKKYIHKPAPRWTNSFHLRSVVTKSKFKQKVCRAQAKLFQKRKRENMRSSRFSSEDEADDELDEDVHNLNVSKNSNKKKSFLDSFIAHCDHGPSLKGFYSEDLSVIVPKENSTKKSKSEALPKGKKTADNKKKSLGQASQPHQVKKDVITKSEKIIANTEMSLSV; translated from the exons ATCCTTCAAAAGACGGAGACTGAAGTACATGACTATGCTGACCAAATTGTGATACTGTGGATGACTTTGTCCCAGCTCTGCAACACGGCTAACACCTTGGCCCCATGTCCAGCCAGGCATGAACTCTACCAGGACATATTCTT GCAATGTGCAAAAACAGTTCTGAATATTAAGTGGCAAAATTTGGCAGAAGATGACCAAAGCAAGGAGAACTTTATAGAGACAGTGAAGGCTACACATGTACAGCTAGTCACTACTGGGTTTGACCGCTTCAGTTTGCTCCTTCATTTGATGGAGAATCCCTGGACTGACCCAACCCTCAGTGAGATTATGTCTGGTGAAGCTGATAATGATGATG ATGCTGTCCAGGAGTACGTAAGAAAGGAGTCGTCACTGATACTTAAGCTACGAGTAGAGATGCTGATGCAGGAGAACTGTGAAGAGTTTGCCCTCAATCTGTGTAACACTCTGATGGGCCATGAGGTGTTCATCAAGGACATGGATCTCCGCGAGACTCAACTTAAACTGCTGCACAAACTTAACCAGATGGACAAGCTACAGGAAGTG TGCGAGAAGATTGTGTGTCATGATGGAGTGAAGTTGGTGCTGAGACTGGAACAAAAGGAGAGTAACCAGGCACTGAGTGTCCGTCTCATCCAAATCTTCCTGGTGCAGGACTGGATCAAACCTGAACAGAAGTgctgtacacag GAATTGCTGAAGTTGTGGATTCGCCACCAGTACATAGCAGACCACAACAAGGAGAAGTTCCTAGATAGTGTGTGGGCCATTGCCAAGGTCTCCCTCAGTACACAACAGATTCTGTTGCTTGTTAGTGGGCTCCAAAGAGAG TGTGGCAACGAGATGATTCAGCTGTACACAGACCTGTGTGTATATGCCATCAATGTAGACAAGGGATGTTGTGAGCAACAGATGCTGCAGGGAAACATGGAAGGTGTGAAAGAACGACAGCAAGCCATCGCACAGACCTGTCGCAAGTTATCCGCACTTTACAATGGACTCAACCCAAAAATATCTCGCATCAGTTCGCTAACAGCCTTTTCCCTTGATGCATCACTGGTGAACTTGTGTCTTGTGGAGAGAATGTTCAACAGAAAGTACTGTACTCATTCTAAAAAGGAGTGTGCTGCCTGTATCAAAGTGTTCAGCAGTGTGACCCATTGTGTTGGTGATGTGAAGGTTAATCCAGCTACGCTTTATGAGGTAGAACGGTTACTGAATATGCTGAGGCCATATTACCTTAACCCAGACTTGGCATGGAAGGAGCTGCTACCTGTGTGTCAGAAATTCATGAAGGAAAGAAGCCAATCGGCTGTAGAAACAAAAGAGGAGACAACCCCTCCAAAAACTCCTGCAAAAAAGAAAGAATCGAAACCAAGACCAAAAAAGTCTACAGCTAAAAAGGAGATGAATATTTCACCAGGAAATATTAAATACTACTGTGATGATAATGTGTCGTATTTGCCAAAAGAAAGTGttccaaaaatgaaaaataaaaacttcagACTAAAGTCTGCAGCCAGTTCGAATTCTTGCACTCAAACACCAAAACTGGAGGAAACTAAAGCTAAGCAACCTGCAGTTAAAGCAGCGACAACACCATCAAAATCAAGTGCTGTATTTGAGTTTGATAAACAGTTATTCCAGTATAATTTCAAAGGAAAACCAACTGATCAATGTGCACCCGTCCCGGCATCGTCCACTGTTACCAAGGAGCAAATGTCACCAGCAGGATCGGAGCTACCTAACAGTCTTGTCAATAACCTCCCAAAGACACCTACACAGATTGCAAATGTAAAATGTCAGGCTGTAGGGGTGGACAGCCAGGGAAAACCTGTGTTAGTAAAACTGCCAGTTTCTGCTACCACAACTCTTTCCTCTACAGTCAGTAGTATGATTGCACCAGGAGCTGCTAGGCAACAGACTATGTACGTTGGGGATACCACTGCCTTAGGTCTACAGCCTTCTGTAGGGCTTCATGTTCCAGGACAAGGGAAAgttcaaaaatcaaaaaagcGTCAGCCACATAGCATTGGAGAACTGTTAGAAGCTACAAAAGTCATGCCTTGTTCAACTTCGTCCAATTTTAATACTGCTGCAACTGTCATGACTACTCCAAAACCTGCTACTCAACAGTCTTTGCCAACATCAGCAGATCTGCTGAGGGCTGCCCGAGATTATAATTTGACAATAGTACAGAAACCTACTACGCCTAAGCCTTTCCAAACACAATACAGTACTGCAGATCTTTTAAGAGCAACGAAGAACATCCCTCAAAAATCTAAACCAGATGTGCCACCAGCCAGCAATCTGAAAAATGCAAAGGAGATGGTGCAAGCAACAAAAGCAGCATTTGCTGCATCAGTTCTCGGTTTCATCCCAAAGCCTCAGTCCGCCATTTTGTCTGAGGTGTCTCAGGGATTGCCTAAGACATTAGATCATCTTGGGAGTTTAGGTGGCTTAGGGTCAGAACGTAAACCAACCAAAAAACCCAAAGCTCCCAGGAAACCTAAAACTGTCCATTCAGTCCCAGGACAAATCCACCCTAAGGCTAATGTTAATGAACTGAATGTTTCTCAGTGCAATAGTGTTCAACCAACCAGCAATAGAACTGTTATAGCACATTCGTACAAGACCGTTGATGGAAGCATATCATTTCTGTCATCCAATGTTGTAGGGGGTTCCAACATTATCCCTTCCATAGTGAACCCTGTCAACACCCAATCTGTGTCTTCTGTCCGTCCACCAGCAAAATCATTCCAAGCAAACGATAAATCAAATCATCGTCCACGTATTATTCCTGTTCGAGCTACTTGCAACACCAAGTATCCGCCATACTGCTCCACAGTGGTAGCTGTTACCAGTGCCACACCATCACCAGGACATGTTGTTGGTGCCAACACTGTGGTGACAACAAGTACCAACCCTTCGTCCCAAACACACATCGAACAAGAAATctacaatatgtttacaaaagaAAAACCAGCAGTTAAACAGACTGCAGCAGCATCGAAAATTGAGGGATTTCGGCGACCCTCTGCTGATGAACTTCAGAGCATTGTTGATTGGTTACAAACTGGTACTGAGGATGATAAGAAAAAGTCTCAGATCAAACCACCTGTGTCCACAATGTCTACACAGCAAGTGGTCACTTCAGTGCCATCTACTGTCCAAAGTACGACACTGCCCTCTATGGTCACTCCTAATGTTACAACAGCGTCTTCGATGGTCATGTCACCTGCTGGAGCATCTCCAAAAGCGGTATCCCTAAGTCACGAACAGCTGCAGAAGATAATGGCAGGATTAAATCAGAGACAGcagaaaattaaacaaaagcCAAATCCCACAAATAAAATGCAGCAGAAGAAAAGTCTAAATAAACAGCTTCAACAGTTGATTGCACAGGATATCAATAAAGGGAATAAGCGATCTACAGGAAGTGAAAACCACTTTGCTCAGCAAAATCCATCCCAGATTTCTGTTTGTGGGGATCAGACAGTTCAACCTTCGTCAACACATATTGGTCAACTATTTCAACCATTAACAACAAACGGAAGTCAACTTGTTCAAGCATCAGTAACACATGTCAGTCAACTAGTCCAACAATCAACAACACATGGGAATCAGCTTGTTCAGCCATTGACATCAAATATCAGTCAGCAAGTTCAGCAATCAACAGCACATGTCGGTCAACTATTTCAACCTTTAACAACACATGTTAGTCAACTAGTCCAGCCATCAGCAACACAAGTTATTCAACTTGTTCAGCAATCAACATCAAATGAAGGTCTTGTGCAGCCAATATCACAATTTCAAAAACAACCACCTTTCAGTCAGGGAGTTGGTTTAGAAAATCTACAGATTCAACCATCACTGACACAAGAAAATCAACCTCTCCATCCGTCATCATCACTTGGGAATCAACCCATCAAACCTTCATCGTCACTTGGAAATCCACCCCTCCACCCATCATCTTCACTTGGGAATCAACCCCTCCACTCCTCATCGTCACTTGGAAATCAACCCCTCCAACCATCATCGTCACTTGGAAATCAACCCCTCCACTCCTCATCGTCACTTGGAAATCAACCCCTCCAACCATCATCGTCACTTGGAAATCAACCCCTCCAACCATCATCGTCACTAGGAAATCAACCCCTCCAACCATCATCGTCACTTGGAAATCAACCTCTCCACTCCTCATCGTCACTTGGAAATCAACCCCTCCACTCCTCATCGTCACTTGGAAATCAACCCCTCCAACCATCATCATCACTTGGAAATCAACCCCTCCACTCCTCATCGTCACTTGGAAATCAACCCCTCCAACCATCATCGTCACTTGGAAATCAACCCCTCCAACCATCATCGTCACTTGGAAAGCAACCCCTCCACCCATCATCGTCACTTGGAAATCACTCCATCCAGTTGTCATCAACATCACTTGCAAATCAACCAGCATTAGGTCAGGCAAGTCAAGTCACTCAACTTCCATTGACACATGGAAATCAAGAAACTCGACCATTATCAACAGTCAGCAATCAACCAATTCAACAGTCACAAAATCAAGGGGTAGTTTCAGGAAATCCACTTCAGCAGGTTCAAACACagggtatatatacaggaaatAAACTGGCACTGACTTCGCAGCAAACCTCTGTGTCTGATTCCTTCATGACATTAAATTCAACCTCTGTCAAACCTCAGCTTATCGCTCCTGCCATGACATTGCCAGTGAGTTCACAAGGGACCATCAATCAATCGCTACTAAGTATAGATCAGCTCACTAATGCTATGCAAACTACCAGTACCCCAGGAATTCAGTCATCACTTAGTTTTCCATCACAGTTTCAAATAAGTGGGTCGAAATCCTTGACATTATCACCAAATCAACCAACTTCTAGAATGTTTGAGCTTCAGTACCTCGGACAAATCAATCCACCATCCAAAATTCTGCATCCAAAACCACCATCAAAAGATGGGCCCTTGGCCCCATCAACAGCTGCACCTGGAGACCCAGTGGGAAAGAGCTCTGAACTTTCACTTGAAACAAATGCCAAAACTTTCAGTGAAATACAGGGTTTAATGAGATCAAAACAACCAACATTCATTCCAAAAACATTATCTTCAGAAGATGAAGTGAACATACCTAAGATGCCTCTGGGAACTTTGAAAGTTGTGGAAAAACCAGATCTCATCTCTACTTTGAACAGGAGTCCGTCAAAGCTTAGTATTGATCATAATCATTCTGCAGCAGCGGGTAGTAGTGTTACAACATTTCTTGGGAATCAACAACACACCAGCGCTGTAACAGCAGTGTCCAGTAGCTCGGACCATGGTGTGTCTTTGAACACCTGGCAAAGTGAAACTTCATCCTCACAAACTGATATACTAACTACATCCGAAGGGTCATATCCCCATAGCAACGGAAGTGATCAAACAACCACATGTTCTTCAATGGGTCAAGTTGAATCAACCTTTAATGAGACTCTGAGATCTGTTGGGACTGTGAAGGAGGTATCCGAAACCTTGGATATTCAAACTacttataacactgatagtaaTTTAGTGGTTGATTCAAAAGCTGTTGGCCTTACTAGGACATCTGAATCAACAATTTCATCTAGCTCAGAGATTGACAAAGAGGTCAATGACAGTGGTGCCACTGTACTTACTCCAGATACTAGAGATCCTGTTAACAGTGAGGAGAATGCTTTGGAAAATAGATGTGAGGATAGTGACAAATCTGTCAAAGAATCGGAAACATCAGAAATAGCTGATAGCTCGACCAGTCCAGATTCAACTGCTCTGACAATGAATAGTGCTGGCGATGCCAATTCTGATTCTACTTCAGTCAACAACAAATACAACAGTAGTGATGGTAATGACAATTGTACAACTGTTCAGTCAGAAGCAAATTGCACTAAAGAGAGTCACGTCTTGGATCCAATACCTGATACGAAACTGCCTTGTACTAGTGATGATGTGCTGCTGACTCCAAAAGGTCATCTGGCAGGAGAAATAACACCAATGATGGAGGAATCAGTCGGGCAAACCACTTCCAGGCTGTCAGAAAAAGAGGAACTGGAGGCAACCAGTGGTTCTAGTTCTGATTGCAAGCCAACAGAACGTTCTGATAGCAGTCCAACAGAACAGGTAGAAACTATAAACACCAAGTCAAGCTTGCTTTTACCAGATACAATGGAGGAAGGCTCTAGTGTAAATGATAAAGAATATGTGGAAGAAGATCAGAATGTCTCAGATTTGACAAAAGCAACTGGATCAGATTCTAACACATCAGAAAAGTTGCAGCCTGTGGATCAGGAGATGGATGAAGAAACCAATTTCATGAATAATTCGTCCCATATAACAACTCCCAGCATTGAACATATTGAGAAAAAATCTATATCAGAGACAACCACAAATGCTGATGATAAACTAACAGTGCCTACTTGTGTTCCTGATTACACTGCTCTGAATGTTGGCAATTCTATTTCAATTGTCACAGATGTTAAAGAAGAGAATGAAGTGTCAAACATTGAACAAAATTGTGTTCAATCCGATGAAGATACTGATAACGCTAAAGCTTCCAATGGTTTTGAATTAGACAAAGCCTTAGCCTTAGATGATGCCTTGGGTGAGTCAGCTGCCTTGTTGTCTTCACCTCTTGTACAATTTGCTGTTGAGCCATCTCAACAATTAGTAGAGGATAACTCAACAACAGAGTTAAGGAATTCACCTGACGTCGGGCATCCATCCTCAGAGGATGCTCAAAGAGCTCAACCTGTGATCAGTATGTTGCCAACACCAGAGTTGAGGAATTCAGTTTTACGTGATGTCAGGCATCCATCCTCAGAGGAAAGTGATGCAAATGCTGAAAGAGCTCACCCTGTGATAAGTATGTTGCCAACACAAGAGTTGACATTTGGATCCAATTTGGACATTAAGGATGATCAAGTTACAGAGAAAATCTCAGTCCAGACAATACCACATTCACAAGgtatttttcaaacaaagaaATCTCCGGAACAGGACAAAGAGGCTTCATTGGATCCTTCAAATATTAAACTGGTTCTAGAAGATATGGGAgcagaaaacaaacaatatttgaGCAATGATAATCCCGATTCTCCAGAAAAAGATTCCTTGCCAAACAAGGACTGGGAGAATGCATTTGTTTCTTTCATTGACCATCTGGGTGAGAAGAAGACGGTGAAAACAGACAATAACAAGGTCAGCAGTAAACCAATTTTCTCCCGACAAGACAGCAGTGGAAGTGAATCAAGCTCCAGGTCAGTAGGAAGTAGTCTTGGCAGTCGTGGAAGTTACAAATCTACTCTGGATGAAGACAGTTCAGGAACAAGGATTCTTCCACTCCAAAGGAGAGATAATGATGTGAAAAGATTTGAGTATTTTAACCACCTTACGCCCTCTCACAAATCAAATAAGAGGCGGTCTTCCAATAAGGGCTTGTCAGGGCTCCAAATCCAGGCACTACCAGAAATTAAGTCCAAAAGTAAGAAGCTTGTTCTGACATCAGAACTAACTGAGGTAACCCAACAGAAAGAAGTTGTAAACAAATGTATAATCTGCTCAAAAATATTTCGATCCGTCGACAgtttaaaatgtcatgtaagAAACATCTGTCGCCCCATGGATACAAGTCGGCCGGAAGCGAATCTGAAAGACTTTGAATATAAGACTGTGTATTCATGCCGTAAATGTGAGAAAGAAGTCTCAAATAAGGACGAAATAAAGGCACATGTGGCCGAGTGCTGCAGGGATGACGATGTGATCCAAGCTCTCAGTTTCAGTACTAAATATATGTGTCAGATGTGTGGTGAATACTTCACCAATAAAGATGATGTACACAGTCATGTTTCGAGGCTGTGTAGTAAAGTAATGTCATGTCGCCAACAGCAGCAGGAGAGACTGGACAGAAAGGCAGAACTCACAGCCAAACCACTGTCAGACATGGTTGAGAGCTGGTTCGGGAAGGGACAGAAACACACAGAGAATAATATTAAAGAGGAAGTACAGGAGGAGACACCCGAGACAGATGAAAAGCAAAATTCCTTAGGTGTTGATGATTTAGAAGCGGAAATCTTTAGCGAGGCCAATAATCAAGCAGGAGTTGATATCAAAGAAGAGAGTGAAGCAAAACCGCCTAAAGAATGCAAACATCAACACTCCATTAGAAGTTTGCTGCCTGCAAAGCAGTGGTCATTGAGAAACAAGACTAAATTCTCATCAAGGCtgaaaggatttgaatttttctCAAACAAACTAAATCCTGCAAGAAGGAGAACAGAACAGCGAAAGTGGCATGAGGATTATCATAGTCTAAGGAACAGAGTTGTCAAAAAAGAAGCAGTGAATCATGCAGAAGACGATAAAGAAGAAAATTCTGCAGAGCATGATGGAAAAACTTAcgcaaaacacaaaaaaaatcctAGGACTGCTGCAAGTGCTGATTCTTCAGTACAGAAAGAACAATGCACAGATGATACAGACATGGAAACCAAAGATAACAAGGACATGGACTTGGATAAAGTGACATCATCAAAATCAGTTTCTGTCAAGTCCGAGAAGAAGGAGAGCAATAATACAGAAATACAGAATCATGTCGCAGCTAAATCTAAGGGGACAGATAAGGATATGGCTAATCTAACCACCATGGATCCCCCCATAAGGCAGAAGCGTGTCATTCAGGTGGGCAGAAAGTTCCTGGAAGATGAGTTTGAAGTTCCAGAATTTCTCAAAATACAAGTGGCCAGTACTAACTTAAAGAGAAAGTcaccacaacactgtcctaaGTGTGGACAGTTCTTCTCCAGCAGTTATGTTCTCATCCAGCATATAGTCCGTGTCCATATGTCTCCCTGTAGATCTAAATGGAACAGCTCAGCTCGCAAGTTTCAGTTTGCCTGTTGGTACTGTTCAGATGCCTTTCCAACGTATATTAAGCTTTCAAAACATGTGCCAGTTCACAAAGACAAGATCTTAGCGATGCTCAAGAAGAGCTGCTCCACAAGCAGACGTTTGAGAAAAGAAGGCGCAAATCTAAACAATGCCAATACTAAGGTAGAGAAATCCAGTATCAGCAAAACTAGGAGAAGTGCTAAAGCAGAATCTCTTTCTATACACAAGTCTGTTATGAAAAAGGAACTATCACCAACAAAAGAGACTGAGGCCGACGCACTGTCACAGCATGTGGAAAGTATGCGGTCGAGCCGACGAGCTCGTGGACAGCCTCCTCTTGCTGTAGATGTGTCTGAACTGAAGGTGGATACtgtgaaaaaagaaagaagtcgATCACGCGAAAAAGATGCTACATCTGTCGGTGGAATGATATCTCCCAGTGACTCTTTGTCACCAGGGACATTAGATATGCGTACCACCAGAAGTAGGAGGCGTGACAATGATTCCATGTCAACATCAAGCTTTGACCACGATGATGATTTAGCTAGCAACTGCTCACATGCAACAGACAAGTCATCCCAGTCAAAGGGTAAGAGGGAGTACAACAAGAGGGGCCTGAGTGAAGACCGCGAGTCAATGACAAGTGAAGATTCTTTATGTCATCGTCCAGTTACCCGTCATCAGTTAGCAGCCCAAATTTCCCCAACACTGAAGGACGGTCCATGTACAGCCAAGAAACTGAAGCGACCAAGTGGAGATGGTGCTGAGTCTGAGCTTGGTCAAAGGTCTAGAACCAGATCTGGTAATATATTGTCTAAAACAGCAAGTCAAAAAAGTAGTACTATGGTTCAGGGGACATCAGATAAGAATTCAGCTTGCACTAAACCTGCAAGCAAAATGGCATCATCTGTAAGGAAAGGAGAGCCCAACAAAGCGTCAGGTAGTCCAGTCACACGTAATCAGTCCAAAGTAGATTCAGATTCTACAAAGAATCTAAACGACTCTGTGAGTCAGATGAGACGCACAAGAAAAGATGCAAGAACCAACGAAGAAAGGAAAACATCTGCAAAGGGATTGGAGGTTTCTTCCAAGGATGACAATAATCCTGCATCTAATATGACTACTCGCAGATCAAGGCGACTGAATACCTTGTTGGAGAATGTAAAGGAAGAGAATACAGAAGATGATAACAGCATTAAAACATCAGCTGTTGTGAAATTGCACCGTGCTAATCTGACAAGACACAAAAACAGTGAAGATTATAAAAGCTCTGGATCTACACAtaacaacaaagaaataaaCAAGAGAAAGATGTTCACAAAATCTAAACTAGAAGAGAAAGAGAGGGAATTGAAAAAGATAAAGTTGTCTGCGAGTGATCGAAATGATGATGGTTCTAAAAAGTGTACTGAACAAGAAGACGAAGGTAATACAGAGACATCTCTACACAAGGACACTGTAGATAAAAAGTCTGTACTGGTTATCGGTGAAGAAGATGAGGAGTTTGTGTATGTAAAATCACCACTGCCTAGTCCTACTGGTGAAACAACAGAAAAAGTACCAGAAAACTCATCAACACTGTCTAATAAAACAGCATTTTTAGAGAGCTTTAAAAAGTACATCCATAAACCTGCACCTCGCTGGACAAATTCCTTCCATCTGAGAAGCGTTGTGACAAAGTCTAAGTTTAAACAGAAAGTGTGTCGTGCACAGGCAAAGCTTTTTCAGAAAAGAAAGAGGGAAAATATGAGATCTTCAAGATTTTCTTCTGAGGATGAAGCTGATGATGAATTAGATGAAGATGTTCACAATTTGAACGTGTCTAAAAACAGTAACAAGAAGAAATCCTTCCTGGATTCATTCATAGCCCACTGTGATCATGGCCCAAGTTTAAAAGGGTTTTACTCAGAAGATTTGTCTGTCATTGTGCCAAAGGAAAACAGTACCAAAAAGTCTAAATCAGAGGCATTACCTAAAGGGAAAAAAACAGCggataataaaaagaaaagtcTAGGACAGGCATCACAGCCTCATCAGGTGAAGAAGGATGTGATCACTAAATCGGAGAAGATCATTGCGAACACTGAAA TGAGTCTAAGTGTGTGA